CCATCCGCGTGCTGGCCAGCAGTGCGAAGGCGCCGGCCGACCTGAGCGAGCAGGACGCCAAGGCCGAACTGGCCGAGGCCGAGGCCCGCCGCGTACCCAAAGACCACCCCGATCCCGTCGCCGAGCAGGAGCGCATCTCCCGCCAGATGGAGCGTGCGAAGCTGCAGTTGCGACTCATCCGCGAGCGCGATCGGCGGTAAGACCAATCGATCGTTTGAGACAAGACCGCGTTCGACGCGGTTCTTTTATGCGCCCAGTGCGCACATCTTGTACAGCACCCGCGCCCCCACCACTGCGTCGATGGATCGCACGCTCGGGTCCGGGTCGGGCGCGACCTCGACCAGGTCGAACCCGACCACCTTCTTGCCGCTGTCGACGATGGCCTTGATGAGCGCCGCCGCCTGCGAGAAGCTCATGCCCCCGGGCACGGGCGTGCCGGTGTTGGGGCACAGGTAGACCTCGAGCGCATCGATGTCGAAGGTGACGTAGATCGCGTCGGGCAGCGCTTCCAGTGCCCGCTCGACCAGATTCTTGAACAGCACCGGGTCGCCGCCCGTGTCGGCGATGTCTTCGCCAAAAACCGTGGTCACGGGCTTGCCCAGCGTGTCCTTGGCCGATCGGGCGAAGTCCAGTTCCTCCCTGCAATAGTCGCGGATGCCGATCTGAGCCAGGGCCTTCACGCCCGGAATCATCGTGAGCGCGTTGCGCATGATCGAGGCGTGGCTGTGCGTCAGCCCGCAATAGGCGTCGCGCAGGTCCATGTGGGCGTCCATCTGCAGGATGCCGATCTCGCCGGCGTGCTCGGCGCAGGCCTCGATGGCCCCCAGCGGCACGCTGTGCTCGCCGCCGACCAGGCCGGGTGTCTTGCCGTCCTTCAGGATGCCAGCGACCGTCTCGCGTACGTACGCACGCACGCGCTCGCTGGCGGCGTTCACCCGGCCCCGGGCGTCCTCGTCCACCGGCGGCTCGCCCTCGACCTCGATCAGCACCTCGGCATCGGGACGCACCGCCGCGGAGAGTTCGGCGATCCAGGGCTCGATGGGCTCCATGACGATGCCGCGATCACAGATGCGACCCAGCCGCAGGTCTTCGAGGTCGACCTGGGCCGAGGCTTCGAGAACGGCCAGCGGCCCATTAGCCGTACCGGGGCGGTAGCTGGTGGTCGCGTCGAAGGGGATCCCCACGAGCACGACGCTGGCGTCGTTGCGAGTCGTTGGCAGGCGGAGGAAGTCGGGCTGGGTCATGCAGGAACGCTCCCGATAGCCGATGGAAGGCGTGCGACGGCGCCACGGTAGCGCTTGCTTGGCCCGCCCGGGGTGGGTAGGTTGCCTGCGATTCGCCCGCATCCAGATCTCGTGGAGACGCCATGGACCCCAGCGACACCTCCCGTTCGCCCGCCGATCCGCAGTTGAGCACCAAGCGCCGCGGCGCCCTGGACTGGATCGAGTGGCTTGGCAACAAGCTTCCCGACGCGGCCACCCTGTTCCTGCTGGGTGCGATCGTGGTCATGCTCGTCAGCCACATCGCCTACGTGGGCAACTGGTCGGTCGACGTGCAGGCCCTGCGTGAGACGGTCGACCCCGCCACGGGCGAGGCGACGACCGAACTGGTGCCCACCGGCGTGACGCTGACGGCGCGCAGCCTGCTGACCAGCGACGGGCTGTACTGGTGCCTGAGCACGATGGTCGCCAACTTCATGGGCTTTGCGCCCCTGGGCGTGGTGCTCACCGGCATGCTGGGCATCGGCGTGGCCGAGAAGACCGGTCTCATCGGGGCCGGTCTCAAGGCGTTCATGAAGGTCGTGCCCAACCGGTTCCTGACGCCCGCCATGGTGTTCCTGGGAATCATGAGCAGCTTTGGGCTCGACGCGGGCTACGTGGTGCTGCCGCCGCTGGCCGCGCTCCTGTACAAGTCCGTGGGCCGATCGCCGCTGGCGGGCATCGCGGCGGTGTTCGCGGGCGTGGCGGCCGGCTTCAATGCGAACCTCGTCGTGACGGGCCTGGACCCCATGCTCGCTGCCCTGAGCACGCAGGGCGCCCAGATCATCGATCCGGATTACCAGGTCGCCGCGACCTGCAACTGGTGGTTCATGATCGCCTCGACGTTCATCATCACTGGCGTGGGCTGGGCCACCAGCTCGTGGTTCGTCGAACGCCGACTGAGCCGCAAGAGCATCGAAGAAGGCGGCCCGGCGCCGGTGGAAGCCACCGACTTGGAAAGCCAGCAGATCACGCCAACCGAACAGAAGGGCCTGTTTGCCGCCACGATCGCCGGCGTGATCGTCATCGCCACCATCGTTGGCTGCGTGCTTATCAAGGACTCGCCGCTCTACGACTACACGATGCCGGGCGTGGCGACGGCTGAGAACCCCGAGCCCGATCCGGCGATCGCCGACCTGGTGAAGGAAAACGGTCAGCCCGTCGCGCCGCCGGAGACGATGCCCGAATCAGCGGTCGTCGTCGAGGGCAAGGGCTACTACACCGACGCCACCCTTTCGAGATTCGTCACCGATGCGGGCGACGTGCTCCAGAAGCGCTCGCCGCCGTTCGCGCGCTGGGTGGTGGTCATCACGCCGCTGATCTTCATCGGATCGATCATTCCGGGCATGGTCTATGGCATGGTGACCGGCAGCATCAAGAGCACGAAGGACGCCGGGGCCGTGATGATCAAGGCCATCGAGATGATGGCGCCCATCATCGTGCTGGCGTTCTTTGCCGCCCAGTTCATCCAGTACATGAGCTACAGCGGGCTCGACGTGATGATGGCCCACGCGGGCGGGCAGTCGCTGGCGACCAGCGGGCTGAGCAAGTACGGGCTCGTGGTGGCGTTCATCGTAATGACGATGTTCTTCAACCTGTTTATCGGGTCCATGAGCGCCAAGTACACGCTCTTCGCGCCCATCTTCGTCCCCATGCTCATGTTCGTAGGCATCAGCCCCGAGCTGACCCAGGCGGCCTACCGCATCGGCGACAGCACCACGAACATCATCACGCCCCTGAATGCGTACTTGGTGATCATCCTGGTATTCATGCAGAGGTTCGCTCCGCGTTCGGGTATGGGCACACTGATTTCCATGATGATGCCCTACACCCTGGTCTTTGCCGTCGTCTGGACGATCCTGATCCTGCTCTGGATGGCACTGGGCATCGAGCTCGGTCCCAACGGGCCTCTGTCGTACACGATGACCCAGGGCTGAACCGGCTGGCAATTTCGGTGTTTCGATCGCCCCGTCGCCCTCGGGCTGGGACGGCGCGTTGGTTGCCAATATCATCTTCACTCGGCCGGCATTGCCACCTCGATTGTGCCGATGAACCGATACCCGGAACGGCGTTGGACGGACCACGCCGTCCCTTGAAGATGGGATCAGGCGCCGTGCTATGGGACCTTCGGCCGAGGCCACGACAATCCAGCGAGCCACGACGGGCGGCACGACGATGAGCGACGGGAGCGCCGTGCGCCAGATGCTGCTGTTCGCCGGCGCGGTGCGTCCCACCCCGCTGCTCAAGGCGGCCGCGCGCAACGTGCTCGATCTTCCGTTGCTCGATGGACAGACCGTTGGGACACGATGGCTCGCGGCGCTCGAAGAGCTTGGGGAAGCACTCGGGATCACCCTGCCACTGCGGATCCTGACCGATCGCAAGAGCCCCGCCCCAACCTCGACCAACCACGACCGCACCACCGTCGAGCCCGATGACGTGGCCTTCCTCGGCACCGGGGGCGTGCTTCGGGCGGCCGCCTCGGGCCAGCAGGGCAAGATGCTCGTCGCAACTGGCGGCAGCGTTGTGATCCCACCGCTGCCCGGTGTGGTCAACAGGCTCCTGGAACTCGACGCGGACGTCGCGCTCCTGGCCGAGCACGATGGCACGCCAACGGGCTTCATGCTCGTTTCTGCCGAGGTCATGCGAGCGGTGCCCGGCGCCGGCTACATGGACTTCAAGGAACAGTGCCTTCCGGTCATCGCCAGGCGCCACCGCGTGCGCGTGGCATATGCCTCGGCCGGCGAGCGGATCTGCCTGCCGATCCGCGACCGCGAGCAGTACATCGAGGCCCTGGGATACCTGTCGGGCGGCAAGCCGTTCGTCGTCGTGGAGCCGGGCGCCGAGGTGGCGCCGTCCAGCCGGATGCGCGACGCGGTCGTGCTGGCCCGCGCTCGGGTGGGCGAGCGAGCGGTCGTCGCGCGCTCACTGCTGGGGCCGGGCGCAGTGGCGCCGGCGGGCCAGGTCGTCACCGACAAGACGCTGGGAGGTGATGCATGAGCCTCGCCGCCCGCACCTGGACCGCATGGACGCCCGTGCAGGCGTGCGTTGCCGTGGCCGCCGCGGTGCTGGCGTGCCTGCCGGCATGGCGTGACATCTACGTCAGCGCCACGACCGATCCGGACAACGGGTACATCGTGCTCGTGCCCGCCGTAGCCGGCTGGCTGGCGCTGTGCCGGCGACGCAGGCTCCGCAGCGCAGGCCGCCATGGCTTATGGCTCGGTCCGGTCATCGCGGCCGTGGCCGGCGGGGTCTACCTCGTGGGCGGTGCGCTCGATTCAACCCTGACCGTGCACCTGGGCGCCATCGGCGTACTCATCGGAGCCATCTGGTCGGTCGTGGGTAGCAGCGTGATGCTGCGCATGAGTCCGGCGGTCGTGGCGCTCTTCTTCCTGGCCCCCGCGCCCATGCCGTGGCTGCTGCCGGTCACCGACGTGCTGAGCGCATGGAGCCTGGCGGTGACCGCGGGCGTGCTCGAAGTCTTTGGCATGCCGGCCTACTCCAGCGGGCAGGAACTGGTGGTGGGCGTCGAGCAGATCAGCCTGGGCGACTTCGCCGGCGTCCGCATGATCGCAGCCATCGGCCTGGTGACGTACGCCTTTGCATTCGGCACGCCGCTGCGCCATGGCGTGCGCATCGCGCTCGTGCTGGCCAGCCCGCTCGTGGCGATGGTTGCCAACATCGTTCGTCTCGTGCCGTTTGCCATCCTGGCCGAATCGTGGCCCGCCTCGACCAATTTCCTTGCCCAGCTCAGCGGCTGGCTCACGCTGGCACTCTCGCTCGGCATGCTGTACGGCGGCATTCGGCTGCTCGCCTTTGCCCAGGTTCCCGCCCGCCGCTACGCCCTGGCTTATCAGTGATTCGTACACAAGAGGAACCCGCTTGCGCCGAAGCATCCCCGTCATCCTGATCCTGCCGGTCGCGGCGGCTGTCTACATGGCCGACCCGATTCGGCGGCAGGGCCCGATGCTCGATCCTGCGTCGGTGGACGTTGACGCGCATGTGCTCCAGCAAGACGTCGCCGGCTGGGTGCGGACGGAGACCTCGCAGCAGATGCCGCTGGCATTCCCGCCGCACAACGCCGTCCGGATCGAAACCATCCGATACGTCATCCGCAGTACGCCCGAAGGCGATATCGGCTTGCTCGATGACGATCGCAGGATCATCGCCGAGGCCTTCCTGCGCATCGTCATCGCGCAAGATCGTCGAGACCTGCTCGCGTTCGACCCGATCGAGGCCATGCGTTCGGGTGGATGGTCGGGCCAGGCCGGCGAGGATAC
This portion of the Phycisphaerales bacterium genome encodes:
- a CDS encoding AbgT family transporter codes for the protein MDPSDTSRSPADPQLSTKRRGALDWIEWLGNKLPDAATLFLLGAIVVMLVSHIAYVGNWSVDVQALRETVDPATGEATTELVPTGVTLTARSLLTSDGLYWCLSTMVANFMGFAPLGVVLTGMLGIGVAEKTGLIGAGLKAFMKVVPNRFLTPAMVFLGIMSSFGLDAGYVVLPPLAALLYKSVGRSPLAGIAAVFAGVAAGFNANLVVTGLDPMLAALSTQGAQIIDPDYQVAATCNWWFMIASTFIITGVGWATSSWFVERRLSRKSIEEGGPAPVEATDLESQQITPTEQKGLFAATIAGVIVIATIVGCVLIKDSPLYDYTMPGVATAENPEPDPAIADLVKENGQPVAPPETMPESAVVVEGKGYYTDATLSRFVTDAGDVLQKRSPPFARWVVVITPLIFIGSIIPGMVYGMVTGSIKSTKDAGAVMIKAIEMMAPIIVLAFFAAQFIQYMSYSGLDVMMAHAGGQSLATSGLSKYGLVVAFIVMTMFFNLFIGSMSAKYTLFAPIFVPMLMFVGISPELTQAAYRIGDSTTNIITPLNAYLVIILVFMQRFAPRSGMGTLISMMMPYTLVFAVVWTILILLWMALGIELGPNGPLSYTMTQG
- a CDS encoding exosortase/archaeosortase family protein — encoded protein: MSLAARTWTAWTPVQACVAVAAAVLACLPAWRDIYVSATTDPDNGYIVLVPAVAGWLALCRRRRLRSAGRHGLWLGPVIAAVAGGVYLVGGALDSTLTVHLGAIGVLIGAIWSVVGSSVMLRMSPAVVALFFLAPAPMPWLLPVTDVLSAWSLAVTAGVLEVFGMPAYSSGQELVVGVEQISLGDFAGVRMIAAIGLVTYAFAFGTPLRHGVRIALVLASPLVAMVANIVRLVPFAILAESWPASTNFLAQLSGWLTLALSLGMLYGGIRLLAFAQVPARRYALAYQ
- a CDS encoding agmatinase family protein gives rise to the protein MTQPDFLRLPTTRNDASVVLVGIPFDATTSYRPGTANGPLAVLEASAQVDLEDLRLGRICDRGIVMEPIEPWIAELSAAVRPDAEVLIEVEGEPPVDEDARGRVNAASERVRAYVRETVAGILKDGKTPGLVGGEHSVPLGAIEACAEHAGEIGILQMDAHMDLRDAYCGLTHSHASIMRNALTMIPGVKALAQIGIRDYCREELDFARSAKDTLGKPVTTVFGEDIADTGGDPVLFKNLVERALEALPDAIYVTFDIDALEVYLCPNTGTPVPGGMSFSQAAALIKAIVDSGKKVVGFDLVEVAPDPDPSVRSIDAVVGARVLYKMCALGA